From a single Sander vitreus isolate 19-12246 chromosome 4, sanVit1, whole genome shotgun sequence genomic region:
- the LOC144516754 gene encoding extended synaptotagmin-1-like, giving the protein MQSDKSEPSKAKGAECVSTGDTEKKALSTVETEGPKPKGISAVAVLWTFGKCLGALLPVYLAGYYRVSTSLLVFGMMVYTGWKHAREAKEARLKSAIELLTNEEEHTFTKVSKIKRDLPAWVSFPDVEKVEWLNKVLQQVWPFVGQYLEKLLVETIAPSIRASSTHLQTLSFTKVDMGDKAMKVVGIKAHTENAKGQVLLDLYISYVGNVEINVEVKRYFCKAGVKGIQLHGMMRVILEPLIGDVPIVGAVTMFFIQRPKLDINWTGLTNLLDIPGLNIMSDSMIMDAIASFLVLPNRLVVPLVPDLHVAQLRSPLPRGVVRIHLLEAQNLAAKDNYVKGVMAGLSDPYAILRVGPQTFTSKHVDNTDSPKWEEMYEVIVHEVPGQELEVEVYDKDTDQDDFLGRTKLDLGIVKKSIVVDNWFTLKETPSGRVHFRLEWLDLLSSTDRLEQILKRNESVTSKTADPPSSAILVVYLDKAEALPMKKGNKEPNPMVQLSVQDITRESKTCYTTINPGWEEAFTFFIQDPRKQDIDIQVKDADRVQTLGSLTIPLSRLLSNSNLSLDQWFQLNNSGSASRIYINTVLRVLWLDEDRIPSDVSSNLEAGMSKQLPQQTSPHPSFATEGLLRIHLLAGQNLVPKDNLMGGMVKGKSDPYVKINIGGETFTSQVIKSNLNPTWNEMYEVILTQLPGQDLYVEVFDKDMDMKDDFLGRLKISLKDIIDSQYIDQWYTLSDVKSGRIHLIVEWVPTASESDRLDQVLQFHSRQSYQNKAVPSAGLLFVFMEQADGLPVKKSGKEPKVGADVSLGKMSHKTTVCDRTTSPQWNEAFCFRVRDPREDILVAKLSHSWTLPIGSLVVPIRELLSEPELVLDQWFHLDGASPESQVLLRAELKMLIPSKCPGATDKAKVTSASDPSPAQQKQEIDTVLRSSSVDAPPVETIASSVTLHEDVDVKEMPADVTEEKVEESPSPAIPQPPHTSPDLSFASEGLLRIILLEAQHLVAKDNMMGGMVKGKSDPYAKINVGGVAFKSNVIKENLNPVWNEMYEVVLRPQSGQEVQVELYDKDMDKDDFLGRYKISVADIIRSQYTDQWYTLNDVNSGRVRLILEWVPAVSHNDTLDHVMRVQSLQSYKNKAVPSAALLFVYVDRAHSLPFKKSGKEPKAGAELVFGNTTHKTKVCDRSRSPQWDEAFYFLVHDPREEMLIMKLSSEWDQPLGSLVVPVRELLSEPQLVLDQWMPLDGSLPESEILLRAELKVLSSRMTEAPQPSVAGSKKEEMVISTKQEFKAASEDKKSSELTKPVAVSGQLKHSEAADAAASTQDAAPAEPAAIHTALDTFPAAALVEEPRAPEEHPTQSDTAFKEDFEPQQNQTGTGLGNLAHATVTGLPADTLGPAEITEIPKAGAVLPPHTTPSQNFGEEGLLRIHLLEAQNLVAKDNLMGGMVKGKSDPYVKINIGEVTFKSHVIKENLNPTWKEMYELVLSGHSIQWIKFEAFDKDLDSDDFLGRFSIKLNDVIRSQYTDQWYTLNDVKSGRVHLIMEWVPTVSQSVRLDQVLQLQSLQSYQNKAVPSAALLFVHIERAHSLPLKKSGKEPKAGAELHLGETSYKTKLCDRSTSPQWNESFYFLVRDPKHQMLVVKLSSGWDQPMGSLVVPVKELLAAPQLVLDQWFHLDGAAPESQMLLRAELKILDSKMVDMISAGTLPCAASGCGSGNGQVKLSLSYSSQERQLIVIVHACRGLLSQSKDGVDSYVSVMLLPDKSKATKRKTAVKKKDLNPEYNERFEYNLSVDEMRFRRLVVSVKNNSASFRSRDVIGQVQIELGQVDLVSGEFTEWFTLKDEAE; this is encoded by the exons ATGCAAAGCGACAAATCGGAGCCGAGTAAGGCCAAGGGCGCCGAGTGTGTGAGCACAGGCGACACCGAGAAGAAGGCACTGAGTACCGTGGAGACAGAAGGTCCCAAGCCCAAAGGGATAAGTGCGGTCGCGGTACTCTGGACGTTTGGGAAATGTCTGGGCGCCTTGCTGCCCGTCTACCTGGCCGGTTACTACCGGGTCAGCACCAGCCTGTTGGTGTTCGGGATGATGGTTTACACGGGATGGAAACATGCCCGAGAAGCCAAGGAGGCACGCCTGAAGTCAGCCATAGAGCTGCTCACCAACGAGGAGGAGCACACATTTACGAAAGTGTCCAAAATCAAGCGAGACCTCCCTGCGTGG gTCAGCTTTCCAGATGTTGAAAAGGTTGAGTGGCTGAATAAG GTGCTGCAGCAGGTGTGGCCATTTGTCGGCCAATACCTTGAGAAGCTGCTGGTGGAAACCATTGCTCCATCTATCCGAGCCTCAAGCACCCACCTCCAAACCCTCAGCTTCACAAAAGTGGATATGGGAGACAAG GCCATGAAGGTTGTAGGGATCAAGGCACACACTGAGAATGCCAAAGGACAAGTCCTGCTAGATCTGTATATCAG CTATGTTGGCAATGTAGAGATCAACGTTGAGGTGAAGAGATACTTCTGCAAAGCTGGAGTCAAAGGAATACAG CTACATGGGATGATGCGGGTGATTCTGGAGCCTCTGATTGGAGATGTGCCCATAGTGGGTGCGGTCACCATGTTTTTCATACAGCGGCCT AAACTAGACATCAATTGGACTGGACTGACTAATTTGTTGGACATCCCTGGACTGAA TATCATGTCTGACAGCATGATTATGGATGCCATTGCCTCCTTCTTGGTGCTGCCCAACCGCCTGGTTGTCCCTCTGGTTCCAGACCTGCATGTGGCCCAACTACGCTCTCCATTGCCCAGG GGTGTGGTACGCATCCATCTACTGGAGGCACAGAATCTAGCAGCCAAGGACAACTACGTGAAAGGGGTTATGGCTGGCTTGTCGGACCCATATGCCATATTGAGGGTTGGCCCTCAGACCTTCACCTCCAAACATGTTGACAACACAGACTCTCCCAAGTGGGAAGAGATGTATGAG GTTATAGTCCATGAGGTGCCTGGTCAAGAGTTGGAGGTGGAGGTATATGACAAAGACACAGACCAGGATGATTTCCTGGGCAG GACCAAATTGGATTTGGGCATTGTGAAGAAATCCATAGTTGTCGATAAT TGGTTCACTTTGAAAGAAACTCCGTCAGGACGGGTTCATTTCAGACTGGAGTGGTTGGACTTGCTGTCTAGCACTGATCGACTTGAGCAG ATCCTAAAGAGGAATGAAAGCGTCACCAGTAAGACTGCCGATCCACCTTCTTCAGCCATCTTAGTTGTATATCTGGACAAGGCTGAGGCACTTCCT ATGAAGAAGGGAAATAAGGAACCCAATCCCATGGTGCAGTTGTCTGTGCAGGACATCACTAGAGAGAGCAAG ACTTGTTACACAACCATTAATCCCGGGTGGGAGGAAGCTTTTACATTCTTCATCCAGGATCCTCGCAAGCAGGACATAGACATTCAG GTGAAGGACGCTGACCGTGTGCAGACATTGGGCAGTCTGACCATCCCTTTGTCCCGTCTGCTGTCCAATTCCAATCTTTCTCTGGACCAGTGGTTTCAGCTGAACAACTCTGGATCTGCCAGTCGCATCTATATCAACACAGTTCTCAGG GTTCTGTGGTTAGATGAGGACCGTATTCCATCTGATGTGTCATCTAATCTGGAGGCTGGAATGTCCAAGCAGCTGCCCCAACAGACCTCCCCTCATCCTAGCTTTGCCACAGAG ggacTGCTTAGAATTCACCTATTGGCAGGACAGAACCTTGTTCCAAAAGATAACCTGATGGGGGGCATGGTAAAAGGCAAGAGTGACCCCTATGTCAAGATCAACATTGGGGGTGAAACATTCACAAGTCAGGTTATAAAGAGCAATCTTAACCCCACATGGAATGAGATGTATGAG GTGATTCTTACCCAGCTGCCTGGCCAGGACCTGTATGTGGAGGTGTTTGATAAAGACATGGACATGAAGGATGATTTCTTGGGCAG GCTGAAGATCAGTCTGAAGGACATCATCGATTCTCAGTACATTGATCAG TGGTACACTCTCAGTGATGTGAAGTCTGGTCGCATTCACCTGATAGTGGAATGGGTTCCGACAGCCTCAGAGTCAGACAGATTGGACCAG GTTCTTCAGTTCCATTCCAGGCAGTCCTACCAAAACAAGGCGGTTCCCTCAGCAGGCCTACTGTTTGTCTTTATGGAGCAAGCAGATGGCTTACCA GTTAAGAAGAGTGGCAAGGAGCCAAAAGTGGGAGCAGATGTTTCTCTTGGAAAAATGTCCCACAAAACTACA GTGTGTGATCGTACCACATCTCCTCAGTGGAATGAGGCATTCTGCTTCCGGGTTCGAGACCCCAGAGAGGATATTCTTGTTGCTAAG CTCTCCCACAGCTGGACCTTGCCCATTGGTTCCCTGGTGGTTCCTATCAGAGAGCTGCTCTCCGAACCAGAGCTGGTCCTGGACCAGTGGTTCCATCTGGATGGAGCCTCACCTGAGAGTCAGGTTCTTCTGAGGGCTGAACTGAAG ATGCTGATCCCCAGCAAATGTCCCGGTGCCACTGATAAGGCTAAAGTCACTTCAGCGTCAGACCCTTCCCCTGCTCAGCAAAAACAGGAGATAGACACAGTGCTGAg GTCAAGTTCAGTGGACGCCCCTCCTGTGGAGACTATTGCCTCTTCAGTGACCTTACATGAAGATGTTGACGTAAAGGAAATGCCAGCTGATGTGACTGAAGAGAAGGTGGAAGAATCACCAAGCCCTGCTATACCACAACCTCCTCATACTTCCCCAGACCTCAGCTTTGCCAGTGAG GGGCTGCTGAGAATCATCCTGTTGGAGGCCCAGCATTTGGTTGCCAAAGACAACATGATGGgcggtatggtgaagggcaagAGTGACCCCTATGCCAAGATCAATGTTGGAGGGGTTGCCTTTAAGAGTAATGTAATCAAGGAGAATCTCAACCCAGTCTGGAATGAGATGTATGAG GTGGTGCTGAGGCCTCAGTCAGGACAGGAAGTGCAGGTAGAGCTGTATGACAAAGACATGGACAAAGATGACTTCCTGGGCAG GTACAAAATCAGTGTGGCAGACATCATCCGTTCCCAGTACACAGACCAG TGGTACACTCTAAATGATGTGAACTCTGGACGTGTTCGCCTGATACTGGAGTGGGTACCAGCAGTGTCCCATAATGACACCCTGGATCAC GTGATGCGGGTGCAGTCTCTCCAGTCTTACAAGAACAAGGCCGTTCCCTCTGCAGCCCTGCTCTTTGTTTATGTGGACAGAGCACACTCATTGCCT TTTAAGAAAAGTGGAAAGGAGCCCAAGGCTGGGGCCGAGCTTGTGTTTGGTAACACAACCCACAAAACCAAG gTTTGCGATCGATCCAGATCACCTCAGTGGGATGAGGCGTTCTACTTCTTGGTTCATGACCCCAGAGAGGAGATGCTCATAATGAAG TTGTCGAGCGAATGGGACCAGCCACTGGGATCTCTTGTAGTCCCTGTGAGGGAGCTGCTCTCTGAACCACAGCTGGTCCTGGACCAGTGGATGCCTCTGGATGGATCCTTACCTGAAAGTGAGATCCTGTTGAGGGCTGAACTCAAG GTCCTGAGCTCAAGGATGACTGAAGCTCCGCAGCCTTCTGTGGCTGGTTCAAAGAAAGAAGAGATGGTAATTTCTACTAAACAGGAATTCAAAGCAGCCAGTGAGGACAAAAAAAGTTCAGAGCTGACAaa accgGTTGCAGTATCTGGCCAGTTGAAACACTCTGAAGCAGCAGATGCTGCGGCCTCCACACAAGATGCTGCTCCCGCTGAACCAGCTGCCATTCACACCGCACTTGATACATTCCCTGCTGCTGCA CTGGTGGAGGAACCAAGAGCTCCAGAAGAACATcccacacagtcagacacagcaTTTAAAGAAGACTTTGAACCGCAGCAAAACCAAACAGG tactgGTTTAGGCAACCTTGCTCACGCCACAGTGACTGGTCTTCCCGCTGACACCCTGGGGCCAGCAGAGATCACAGAAATCCCCAAAGCTGGGGCAGTTCTTCCACCACACACCACCCCCAGCCAGAACTTTGGTGAAGAG GGGCTGCTGAGGATTCACCTGCTGGAGGCCCAGAATCTGGTTGCAAAAGATAACCTGATGGGGGGCATGGTGAAGGGCAAGAGCGACCCCTATGTCAAGATCAACATAGGGGAAGTTACATTCAAGAGTCATGTTATCAAGGAGAATCTGAACCCAACATGGAAGGAAATGTATGAG ctGGTTTTGAGTGGGCACAGCATTCAGTGGATCAAATTTGAAGCATTTGATAAGGATTTAGACTCTGATGACTTTCTTGGCAG aTTTAGTATCAAGCTAAATGACGTGATCAGATCCCAGTACACAGATCAG TGGTACACTTTGAATGATGTGAAGTCTGGGCGGGTCCACTTGATAATGGAATGGGTTCCTACAGTGTCACAATCAGTCAGACTTGACCAG GTGCTGCAGCTTCAATCTCTCCAGTCGTATCAGAACAAGGCTGTCCCCTCCGCCGCTCTGCTCTTTGTCCACATTGAGAGAGCACATTCATTGCCT TTGAAGAAGAGTGGAAAGGAGCCCAAAGCAGGGGCTGAGCTTCATCTGGGTGAAACATCCTACAAAACCAAA CTGTGTGACCGCAGCACCAGTCCTCAGTGGAATGAGTCTTTCTACTTCCTGGTCCGTGACCCTAAACATCAGATGCTTGTAGTAAAG TTGTCCAGTGGTTGGGACCAGCCAATGGGATCTCTGGTGGTTCCTGTGAAGGAGCTGCTTGCGGCGCCACAGCTGGTCCTGGACCAGTGGTTCCATCTGGATGGAGCCGCACCTGAGAGTCAGATGCTGCTGAGGGCTGAACTCAAA ATTCTGGATTCCAAAATGGTGGATATGATCAGTGCAGGGACTCTGCCCTGTGCTGCCTCTGGCTGTGGATCTGGAAACGGGCAGGTGAAGTTGTCTCTTTCATATTCCTCGCAGGAGAGACAGCTCATCGTCATCGTCCATGCCTGCAG agGTCTGTTGTCTCAAAGTAAGGATGGTGTAGACAGCTatgtctccgtcatgctgctGCCAGACAAAAGCAAAGCCACCAAGAGGAAGACAGCAGTGAAGAAAAAAGACCTCAACCCAGAATACAATGAGAG GTTCGAGTACAATCTGTCTGTGGATGAGATGAGATTCAGACGCCTCGTTGTATCAGTGAAGAATAACTCGGCCTCGTTCAGGAGCCGCGACGTCATTGGACAG GTGCAGATCGAGTTGGGCCAAGTTGACCTGGTTTCTGGTGAATTCACAGAATG GTTTACCCTGAAAGACGAAGCTGAATAG